The following proteins come from a genomic window of Mariniflexile sp. TRM1-10:
- the mnmE gene encoding tRNA uridine-5-carboxymethylaminomethyl(34) synthesis GTPase MnmE: protein MIHQDTIVALATPSGAGAIAVIRLSGNDAISIADSCFRSIKSKKTLSAQKTHTIHLGHIIDGNKTIDEVLVSVFKNPNSYTGEDVVEVSCHGSNYIQQEIIQLFLRKGCRMATAGEFTLRAFLNGKLDLSQAEAVADLISSDNEASHQIAMQQMRGGFSSEIAKLREELLNFASLIELELDFAEEDVEFADRTQFKELVERISFVLKRLIDSFAVGNVIKNGIPVAIVGEPNVGKSTLLNALLNEERAIVSEIAGTTRDTIEDEISIGGIGFRFIDTAGIRETKDVVESIGIKKTFEKIDQAQVVIYLFDSTQFKTLGSQFKVELEKIKNKYPQKPLIIIANKVDKLSNEDISSLKSQISNLELLSAKKGIGVDELKDKLLSFVNTGSLRNNDTIVTNSRHYDSLLKALDDIEKVKHGLQSGLSGDLLAIDIRQALYHFGEITGEITNDDLLGNIFANFCIGK from the coding sequence ATGATCCATCAAGATACCATAGTAGCCTTAGCGACCCCATCTGGTGCCGGTGCCATTGCTGTTATACGTTTGTCAGGTAATGATGCTATTTCTATAGCAGACAGTTGTTTTAGATCCATAAAAAGCAAAAAAACACTGAGTGCCCAAAAAACACATACCATCCATTTAGGACATATTATTGATGGGAACAAAACGATTGATGAGGTATTGGTTTCGGTATTTAAAAATCCAAATTCTTATACAGGAGAAGATGTGGTTGAAGTGTCATGTCATGGTTCCAACTACATTCAACAGGAAATTATACAGTTATTCCTTAGGAAAGGCTGCCGCATGGCAACAGCAGGCGAGTTTACCTTGCGTGCTTTTTTAAATGGGAAACTGGATTTAAGCCAAGCCGAAGCGGTTGCCGATTTAATTTCTAGTGATAACGAAGCGTCCCACCAAATAGCCATGCAACAAATGCGTGGCGGTTTCTCATCTGAAATAGCAAAACTTCGTGAAGAACTTTTAAATTTCGCTTCCTTAATAGAGTTGGAATTAGACTTTGCTGAAGAGGATGTCGAGTTTGCCGATAGAACGCAGTTCAAAGAATTGGTAGAACGCATTAGTTTTGTTTTAAAGCGTTTAATAGACTCGTTTGCCGTTGGTAACGTTATTAAAAACGGTATTCCTGTAGCCATTGTTGGTGAACCGAATGTGGGGAAATCGACGCTTTTAAATGCGCTTTTAAATGAGGAACGCGCCATTGTCTCAGAAATTGCAGGAACCACCCGTGATACCATTGAAGATGAAATATCGATAGGAGGGATTGGGTTTCGTTTTATTGATACAGCAGGAATTCGTGAAACGAAAGATGTGGTTGAAAGCATTGGTATCAAAAAAACTTTTGAAAAAATTGACCAAGCACAAGTGGTTATTTATTTGTTTGATAGCACTCAATTTAAAACTTTGGGATCGCAATTTAAAGTGGAATTAGAAAAGATTAAAAATAAATATCCTCAAAAACCTTTAATCATTATTGCTAACAAGGTTGATAAACTTAGCAATGAAGACATCTCAAGTCTAAAATCTCAAATCTCAAATCTAGAATTATTATCTGCAAAAAAAGGGATTGGGGTTGACGAATTAAAAGATAAACTCTTAAGTTTTGTTAATACAGGATCTTTAAGAAATAATGACACCATTGTAACGAACTCAAGGCATTATGATTCGTTATTGAAAGCTTTAGATGACATTGAAAAAGTGAAACACGGACTGCAATCTGGTTTATCTGGCGATTTATTAGCTATTGATATTCGGCAAGCATTATACCACTTTGGTGAAATAACCGGAGAGATAACAAACGATGATTTGCTGGGTAATATTTTTGCTAATTTTTGCATCGGGAAATAG
- a CDS encoding CvfB family protein, which translates to MIRIGEVNTLEILRETEHGAYLVDTEDNEVLLPNRYVPESFKIWDKLDVFVYLDNEERPVATTDMPYIKIGEFALLRCNAVTEYGAFLDWGLVKELFCPFKEQAFKMKPKGWYLVYCYLDEKTGRLVASSKTNSFLDNKVLTVNQFDEVDIIVSHPSDIGMNVIVNKVHTGLIYKDQIFTDLSVGDKLKGIVKKIRPGNKLDISLGQIGYRNIEPNAERILHELHDNSGYLNLTDKSDPEVIKDVLQMSKKNFKKAVGTLYKQKQIEIKPDGIYLV; encoded by the coding sequence ATGATAAGAATTGGGGAAGTAAATACATTAGAAATACTACGCGAAACAGAGCATGGTGCGTATTTGGTAGACACGGAAGATAATGAAGTTTTATTGCCAAATAGGTATGTGCCGGAATCGTTCAAGATTTGGGATAAGTTAGACGTATTTGTGTATTTGGACAACGAAGAACGCCCTGTGGCTACTACCGATATGCCATACATTAAGATCGGTGAGTTTGCTTTGTTGCGTTGCAATGCTGTGACAGAATATGGCGCCTTTTTAGATTGGGGTCTGGTAAAAGAATTATTTTGTCCGTTTAAAGAGCAAGCCTTTAAAATGAAGCCGAAAGGGTGGTATTTGGTGTATTGTTATTTAGATGAAAAAACGGGAAGATTGGTAGCTTCCAGTAAAACCAATAGTTTTTTAGATAATAAAGTACTTACCGTGAATCAGTTTGATGAAGTAGATATCATCGTATCGCACCCATCCGATATTGGTATGAACGTCATAGTTAATAAAGTACATACAGGGCTTATATACAAAGACCAAATTTTTACCGATTTAAGTGTTGGTGATAAGTTAAAGGGCATCGTAAAAAAGATTCGTCCCGGTAATAAATTGGATATTTCATTAGGACAAATAGGTTATAGAAATATAGAACCGAATGCCGAACGTATTTTGCATGAACTTCACGATAACAGTGGGTATTTAAACCTTACCGATAAATCTGATCCAGAAGTTATAAAAGACGTGCTTCAAATGAGCAAAAAGAACTTTAAGAAAGCCGTAGGGACTTTGTATAAACAGAAACAGATTGAGATTAAACCAGACGGTATTTACTTAGTTTAA
- a CDS encoding DUF2853 family protein, translated as MNKRDELIAKYAADLKEKCGVTADMDLLTKVTIGCGPSIYNADSSAVSGTDEAELETVKNNFLIKKLGLKDSADLDKGIHTVMEQYGKTNRNKYRAVVYYLLTKHFKKESVY; from the coding sequence ATGAATAAACGTGACGAACTTATTGCTAAGTATGCTGCAGATTTAAAGGAAAAGTGTGGTGTAACAGCAGACATGGATTTATTAACTAAAGTAACAATTGGTTGTGGCCCTTCAATTTACAATGCAGACTCTTCAGCTGTTTCCGGAACAGATGAAGCTGAACTTGAAACTGTGAAAAACAATTTCTTAATTAAAAAATTAGGGCTAAAAGACAGTGCCGATTTAGATAAAGGAATCCATACTGTTATGGAGCAATATGGTAAGACCAATCGTAATAAATACAGAGCAGTTGTTTATTATTTATTGACTAAGCATTTCAAAAAAGAATCTGTTTATTAA
- the menD gene encoding 2-succinyl-5-enolpyruvyl-6-hydroxy-3-cyclohexene-1-carboxylate synthase — MIYPKIPLAQTVIELFKIKGIKHIVISPGSRNAPLTIGFTNNPYFTCYSIVDERCAAFFALGIAQQLKVPTAVVCTSGSALVNYYPAVTEAYYSDIPLVVVSADRPKHLIGIGDGQTINQKNIFENHILYSVNLKLDVKDENNIPENEELPMLKNLEDKLERFLGLQKDIQTHNEEEINEALNFALLKKGPVHINIPFDEPLYETVEKLRVTPKSIKPALKPKVIEDYVLNECLQDWNSTSKKMILVGANYPNEIDKKWLKELADDDSVVVFTETTSNLYHESFFPSIDQIVEPLTEEEKKALQPEILLTFGGLIVSKKIKTLLRKFQPKYHWHVDEKSANDTFFCLSNHIDVTPNQFFSVFLPKITHYVKSNYNAHWTDVKNNRLKKHNEYLKTIPFTDLKVFDILFKNIPSDHILQIANSSAIRYAQLFDINKNNTVFCNRGTSGIDGSTSTAIGCAVVNDKPTTLITGDLSFLYDSNGLWNNYIPKNFRIIVINNQGGGIFRILPGHKNSDNFETFFETTHNLNARHLCRMYGFAYKSVSKEKPLEYYLKEFFVEDGRPKLLEIFTPKNINDEVLLQYFEYLK; from the coding sequence ATGATTTATCCAAAAATCCCTCTCGCACAAACCGTTATAGAGCTCTTTAAAATTAAAGGTATAAAGCATATTGTTATTTCACCGGGCAGTAGAAATGCCCCTTTAACCATTGGCTTTACTAACAATCCGTATTTCACTTGTTACAGTATTGTAGACGAGCGTTGTGCCGCCTTTTTTGCTTTGGGTATCGCGCAACAATTAAAAGTACCTACAGCGGTGGTTTGTACATCGGGTAGTGCTTTGGTAAACTATTATCCAGCGGTTACAGAGGCTTATTATAGCGACATTCCATTGGTTGTGGTATCGGCAGACCGACCAAAACATTTAATTGGTATTGGAGATGGGCAGACCATTAACCAGAAAAATATTTTTGAAAATCATATTTTATATTCCGTAAACCTAAAACTGGATGTAAAAGACGAGAATAATATTCCTGAAAACGAAGAATTGCCCATGTTGAAAAACCTTGAAGACAAATTAGAACGTTTTTTAGGTTTGCAGAAAGACATTCAAACGCATAATGAAGAAGAAATTAATGAAGCTTTAAATTTTGCATTGTTAAAAAAAGGACCAGTACATATCAATATTCCTTTTGATGAACCACTTTATGAAACCGTTGAAAAATTACGAGTGACCCCAAAGTCAATAAAACCAGCTTTAAAGCCAAAAGTTATTGAAGACTATGTGCTTAATGAGTGTTTGCAAGACTGGAATTCGACTTCTAAGAAAATGATACTTGTGGGTGCTAATTACCCAAATGAGATTGATAAGAAATGGTTGAAGGAACTGGCAGACGATGACAGTGTGGTTGTGTTTACCGAGACAACGTCAAATTTATATCATGAAAGTTTTTTTCCGTCCATCGACCAAATTGTAGAACCTTTAACAGAAGAAGAGAAAAAGGCACTTCAACCAGAGATTTTACTAACCTTTGGCGGTTTAATTGTTTCGAAAAAAATAAAGACATTATTACGAAAATTCCAACCTAAATATCATTGGCATGTTGATGAAAAAAGTGCTAACGATACGTTTTTCTGTTTAAGTAATCATATTGATGTGACGCCTAATCAGTTTTTTTCGGTCTTTTTACCAAAAATAACGCATTATGTAAAAAGTAATTATAATGCTCATTGGACTGACGTAAAAAATAACCGTTTAAAAAAGCACAACGAATATTTAAAAACGATCCCTTTTACCGATTTAAAAGTTTTTGATATACTGTTTAAAAATATACCTAGTGACCATATTTTGCAAATAGCTAACAGTTCGGCGATTCGCTACGCGCAGTTGTTCGATATTAACAAAAACAATACGGTCTTTTGTAATAGAGGTACTAGCGGAATAGACGGCAGTACATCAACCGCTATTGGTTGTGCGGTGGTGAATGATAAACCAACAACCTTAATAACGGGAGATTTAAGCTTTTTATATGACAGCAATGGGCTATGGAACAACTACATTCCTAAGAATTTTAGAATTATTGTTATAAACAATCAGGGAGGTGGGATATTTAGAATTCTTCCGGGGCATAAAAACTCCGATAATTTTGAAACTTTTTTTGAAACTACCCACAATTTAAATGCAAGGCATTTGTGCAGAATGTATGGGTTTGCTTATAAAAGTGTTTCAAAAGAAAAACCATTGGAATATTATTTAAAAGAATTTTTTGTGGAAGATGGGCGCCCAAAACTTTTAGAGATCTTCACACCCAAAAATATTAATGACGAAGTGCTTCTTCAATATTTCGAATATTTAAAATAA
- a CDS encoding chorismate-binding protein gives MTSEDFFKRIEQQYHNELPFVVYRKPNKSDINGLLQSHNELISIKDFTEKGFVFAPFDDLETSVLIPFDGSEVISLSSLMPSDIGITENKKIINEQEKQQHIDLVKKGVEAIEAKDFKKVVLSRQEHVLIAETNPIVIFKRLLSTYTSSFIYCWYHPKVGLWLGATPETLIKIEGSQFSIMALAGTQVYKGNLDVIWQDKEKQEQKFVTDFIVDSLQPSIESLNVSETETVKAGNLVHLKTMVSARLKTDSTLKDIICTIHPTPAVCGLPKEEAKQFILKNEHYNREFYTGFLGELNFETTTAPRSGKRNIENRAYAVTKKSTQLYVNLRCMKLKNNTAIIYVGGGITANSNPESEWEETVSKSLIIKNIL, from the coding sequence ATGACTTCGGAAGATTTTTTTAAACGTATTGAGCAACAATACCACAATGAACTGCCCTTTGTTGTTTATAGAAAGCCTAATAAAAGTGACATTAATGGATTGCTTCAATCTCATAACGAATTAATTTCCATAAAAGATTTTACCGAAAAGGGCTTTGTCTTTGCTCCATTTGATGACTTAGAAACCTCGGTATTGATACCTTTTGATGGTTCTGAAGTTATTTCTTTGTCATCTCTAATGCCAAGTGACATTGGGATTACAGAAAACAAAAAAATCATAAACGAACAGGAAAAGCAGCAGCACATAGATCTTGTAAAAAAAGGGGTTGAAGCTATCGAAGCTAAGGATTTTAAAAAGGTTGTGTTATCAAGACAAGAACATGTTTTAATAGCAGAAACCAATCCCATTGTTATTTTTAAAAGACTTTTAAGCACGTACACCTCATCTTTTATTTATTGCTGGTACCACCCCAAAGTAGGGTTATGGTTGGGGGCAACACCCGAAACACTTATAAAAATTGAAGGCAGCCAGTTTTCTATTATGGCGTTGGCAGGCACGCAGGTTTACAAAGGAAATTTAGATGTGATTTGGCAAGACAAAGAAAAACAGGAACAAAAATTTGTAACAGATTTTATTGTTGATAGTTTGCAACCTTCCATAGAAAGTTTAAATGTTTCAGAGACCGAAACCGTAAAGGCAGGTAATTTGGTACATTTAAAAACCATGGTTTCGGCACGTTTAAAAACAGATTCCACATTAAAAGATATTATTTGTACCATACATCCAACACCAGCAGTTTGTGGGTTGCCAAAGGAAGAAGCAAAACAATTCATTTTAAAGAATGAACATTACAACCGGGAGTTTTATACAGGTTTTTTAGGTGAACTGAATTTTGAGACGACTACTGCGCCACGTTCCGGTAAACGAAATATAGAAAACAGAGCCTATGCCGTTACCAAAAAAAGCACACAATTGTATGTGAATTTACGGTGTATGAAACTAAAGAACAATACGGCCATTATATATGTTGGTGGAGGCATAACCGCCAACTCTAACCCCGAAAGTGAATGGGAAGAAACCGTATCAAAATCTTTAATTATTAAAAATATTTTGTAA
- a CDS encoding PaaI family thioesterase produces the protein MQLTKEVIIAKANEACKNTLMETLHIEVIDYGDDFLVARMPVNSRVYQPDGVLHGGATAALAESVGSFASHIFIDTEQFFVRGIEITANHLKSIKEGFVYAKATFVHKGRTTQLLDIKVTDDANNLISVCKLTTISLPKKN, from the coding sequence ATGCAATTAACCAAAGAAGTCATTATAGCAAAAGCCAATGAAGCTTGTAAAAATACCTTAATGGAAACCTTACATATTGAGGTTATAGATTATGGTGATGATTTTTTAGTAGCACGTATGCCCGTAAATTCTAGAGTATATCAGCCTGATGGCGTGCTGCATGGTGGTGCAACCGCAGCTTTGGCTGAAAGCGTAGGTAGTTTTGCTTCCCATATTTTTATAGATACCGAACAGTTTTTTGTAAGGGGCATCGAAATTACCGCCAATCATTTAAAAAGCATTAAAGAAGGGTTTGTATATGCTAAGGCAACGTTTGTACATAAAGGCAGAACCACACAATTACTGGATATTAAAGTAACAGACGATGCCAATAATCTGATATCGGTTTGTAAATTAACCACCATTTCGTTGCCAAAAAAGAACTGA
- a CDS encoding GNAT family N-acetyltransferase, producing MQVPTLENDYVKLSLLGLSNYKYLIEVAQQPNLVQYSPSKIDTPENLKEYVQDAVDCYYQKTAIPFIIFDKRTSSYAGCTRFGYINWHNKVLHIGWTWIGTQFQGTGLNKHMKFLMLQYAFETLNFDKVEFRIDERNIKSRKAVEKLGAKLEGVLRKDTLMLDGFKRNTCCYGILNEEWIGIKNDVFKGF from the coding sequence ATGCAAGTACCAACTTTAGAAAACGACTATGTAAAACTCTCTTTATTGGGTTTAAGCAATTATAAATATTTAATAGAAGTTGCCCAACAACCCAATCTAGTGCAATACTCCCCCAGTAAAATTGATACACCGGAAAATCTAAAAGAATATGTGCAAGATGCTGTAGATTGCTATTACCAAAAAACAGCCATTCCTTTTATTATTTTTGATAAACGAACAAGTAGTTACGCAGGTTGTACACGTTTTGGATATATCAATTGGCATAATAAAGTGTTGCATATTGGATGGACATGGATAGGAACCCAATTTCAAGGTACGGGATTAAACAAACACATGAAATTTTTAATGCTGCAATATGCTTTTGAAACCTTGAATTTTGATAAAGTTGAGTTTCGAATTGATGAACGCAACATAAAATCCAGAAAAGCGGTTGAAAAATTAGGCGCCAAACTTGAAGGCGTATTACGAAAAGACACCTTGATGCTTGATGGTTTTAAACGAAATACTTGTTGTTATGGAATTTTGAATGAGGAATGGATTGGTATAAAAAATGATGTTTTTAAAGGGTTTTAG
- a CDS encoding aldo/keto reductase gives MKNRKLGVNGFNIGEVGLGCWQLGADWGKDISRETALNILNESVKNGITFFDTADVYGNGKSETVIGEFLKTCDDPIRVATKFGRAGDAYPDKYSKDVLRKSVEGSLQRLGVESIDLLQLHCIPTHYLKEGRVFDWLRELQQEGLIKHFGASVETVEEGLICMQQEGLLSLQVIFNVFRQKLVTELFPQAEAKGVGIIVRLPLASGLLSGKFDKNTSFPENDHRNYNRNGDAFNVGETFAGLPFEKGLEFVDTIKNNILPDNLTMVQLALRWILDHQAVSCIIPGASSTKQVISNAEVSNIKALSPETHLALAQLYKSEIHSNIRGGY, from the coding sequence ATGAAAAACAGAAAATTAGGAGTTAACGGATTTAATATTGGTGAAGTAGGTTTAGGTTGCTGGCAACTAGGAGCCGATTGGGGTAAAGACATTTCAAGAGAAACTGCTTTAAATATTCTAAATGAATCTGTTAAAAATGGTATCACCTTTTTTGATACTGCAGACGTGTATGGCAATGGAAAAAGTGAAACGGTTATAGGTGAATTTTTAAAAACGTGTGATGATCCTATACGTGTGGCTACAAAATTTGGTAGAGCAGGGGATGCGTATCCAGATAAATACTCAAAAGACGTTTTACGAAAATCTGTTGAAGGTTCTTTACAACGTTTAGGCGTAGAGTCGATAGATTTGTTACAATTACATTGCATTCCAACACACTATTTAAAAGAAGGAAGGGTTTTTGATTGGTTGCGCGAATTACAGCAAGAAGGACTCATTAAACATTTTGGTGCCAGTGTAGAAACGGTTGAAGAAGGTTTAATATGTATGCAACAAGAAGGTTTACTATCGTTGCAAGTTATTTTTAACGTTTTCAGACAAAAATTGGTAACCGAACTATTTCCGCAAGCGGAAGCAAAGGGCGTTGGCATTATTGTGCGCTTGCCATTGGCAAGTGGGTTGCTTTCAGGGAAATTTGATAAGAATACAAGCTTTCCAGAAAACGACCATAGAAATTATAACAGAAACGGAGATGCTTTTAATGTAGGAGAAACTTTTGCTGGGTTGCCATTTGAAAAAGGATTAGAGTTTGTTGATACCATTAAAAATAACATATTGCCAGATAATTTAACCATGGTTCAACTGGCTTTACGATGGATTTTAGACCACCAAGCTGTTAGTTGTATTATTCCGGGAGCAAGTTCTACAAAGCAAGTGATTTCAAATGCCGAAGTTTCAAATATTAAAGCGTTATCACCTGAAACGCATTTAGCTTTAGCACAATTATATAAATCTGAAATACATAGTAACATACGTGGTGGTTATTGA
- a CDS encoding NAD(P)H-dependent flavin oxidoreductase: MSTKLTQLLEIKYPIIQAPMFLVSNTAMVIEAMKCGIAGCIPALNYRTLEELRAAIIELKNAKVEGGSFGFNLIVNKSNIKYKEQLRILCEEGCDFIITSLGSPEETINQAHRVGIKVFCDVVDLKFAKKVEGLGADAVIAVNNQAGGHRGNLSPENLIKELVSNCHIPIISAGGVGRKVDIDTMLSYGAAGVSVGSPFIASVEANVTDEYKQACVEYGAEDIVMTERISGTPCTVINTPYVQKIGTKATWIESVLNKHKKLKKWVKMIRFSIGMNATKNAATKATYKTVWVAGPSIEHTHSILPVKAIVKRLIE; encoded by the coding sequence ATGTCAACGAAACTTACTCAACTTTTAGAAATTAAATATCCAATAATTCAGGCGCCTATGTTCTTGGTATCAAATACCGCCATGGTTATTGAAGCTATGAAATGTGGTATCGCTGGGTGTATTCCTGCACTTAATTATAGAACTTTGGAAGAATTAAGAGCAGCTATTATTGAGTTAAAAAATGCAAAAGTAGAAGGCGGTTCGTTTGGATTTAATCTAATAGTAAATAAATCGAATATTAAGTATAAGGAACAATTACGCATACTTTGTGAGGAAGGATGCGATTTTATAATAACCTCTTTAGGAAGTCCGGAAGAAACCATAAATCAAGCACATCGAGTAGGCATAAAAGTGTTTTGTGATGTGGTCGATTTAAAATTTGCGAAAAAAGTTGAGGGATTGGGAGCCGATGCTGTTATAGCTGTTAATAATCAAGCCGGTGGTCACAGAGGAAATCTGTCACCTGAGAATCTTATAAAAGAGTTGGTTTCCAATTGCCATATTCCGATTATTTCGGCAGGCGGTGTGGGACGCAAAGTAGATATTGATACCATGTTAAGTTATGGAGCCGCTGGCGTTTCTGTCGGGAGTCCGTTTATCGCATCGGTTGAAGCTAATGTCACAGACGAATATAAACAAGCTTGCGTGGAATACGGTGCAGAAGATATTGTAATGACCGAACGTATTTCGGGGACACCATGTACTGTTATCAATACACCTTATGTTCAAAAAATAGGTACTAAGGCTACTTGGATAGAATCTGTTTTAAACAAGCATAAAAAACTTAAAAAGTGGGTGAAGATGATTCGTTTTTCGATAGGAATGAATGCCACCAAAAATGCCGCTACCAAAGCCACCTATAAAACGGTTTGGGTTGCAGGTCCTAGTATTGAGCATACGCATAGTATATTACCTGTAAAAGCTATAGTAAAACGGTTAATAGAATAA
- the dnaK gene encoding molecular chaperone DnaK has translation MSKIIGIDLGTTNSCVSVMEGNEPVVIPNAEGKRTTPSVIAFVEGGEIKVGDPAKRQAVTNPTKTVYSIKRFMGNKYSESKKEAERVPYKVVKGDNDTPRVDIDGRLYTPQELSAMILQKMKKTAEDYLGTTVTEAVITVPAYFNDSQRQATKEAGEIAGLKVRRIINEPTAAALAYGLDKKGKDQKIVVFDFGGGTHDVSILELGDGVFEVLSTDGDTHLGGDDVDEKIINWLADEFNADEGMDLRKDPMSLQRLKEAAEKAKIELSSSAQTEINLPYITATASGPKHLVRTLTRSKFEQLIDDLVKRTIAPCESALKAAGLSKSDIDEIILVGGSTRIPAVQAAVEKFFGKSPSKGVNPDEVVSLGAGIQGGVLTGDVKDVLLLDVTPLSLGIETMGNVMTKLIEANTTIPTKKSQVFSTAADNQPSVEIHVLQGERAMAADNKTIGRFHLDGIPPARRGTPQIEVTFDIDANGIIHVTATDKATNKTQDIRIEASSGLTEEEIKKMKADAEANAEADKQAKEKAEKLNAADAMIFQTESQLKEFGDKLSDDKKKPIEEALEELKKAYETKDVAVIDPALEKINEAWKVASEEMYKAQAEGQQGGAQPGPDAAGQNGQAESSDVEDVDFEEVK, from the coding sequence ATGAGTAAAATTATTGGAATCGATTTAGGTACAACCAACTCTTGCGTTTCTGTTATGGAAGGTAACGAACCCGTTGTTATCCCAAACGCAGAAGGTAAAAGAACAACGCCATCGGTTATTGCTTTTGTTGAAGGCGGCGAAATTAAAGTTGGTGACCCAGCAAAAAGACAAGCAGTAACAAACCCTACAAAAACCGTTTATTCTATTAAGCGTTTTATGGGTAATAAATATTCTGAATCTAAAAAAGAAGCAGAGCGTGTACCATATAAGGTGGTAAAAGGTGATAACGATACGCCTCGTGTAGACATAGACGGGCGCTTATACACACCTCAAGAATTATCTGCTATGATTCTTCAAAAAATGAAGAAAACTGCTGAAGATTATTTAGGAACTACTGTTACAGAAGCAGTTATTACGGTACCTGCATATTTTAACGACAGTCAACGTCAAGCTACTAAAGAAGCTGGAGAAATTGCAGGCTTAAAGGTAAGACGTATTATAAACGAACCTACAGCTGCAGCATTGGCTTATGGTTTAGACAAAAAAGGTAAAGACCAAAAAATCGTGGTATTTGACTTTGGTGGAGGTACACACGACGTTTCTATTTTAGAATTAGGAGACGGTGTATTTGAAGTATTATCTACTGATGGTGATACGCACTTAGGTGGTGATGATGTAGATGAAAAAATCATCAACTGGTTGGCAGATGAGTTTAATGCCGATGAAGGTATGGATTTACGTAAAGATCCGATGTCTTTACAACGTTTAAAAGAAGCTGCTGAAAAAGCTAAGATTGAATTATCATCTTCTGCACAAACAGAAATCAACTTACCATATATCACGGCTACTGCAAGTGGACCAAAACACTTAGTACGTACCTTAACAAGATCTAAATTTGAGCAATTAATTGACGATTTAGTAAAACGTACCATTGCACCATGTGAATCTGCGTTAAAAGCAGCAGGTTTAAGTAAAAGTGATATTGACGAAATTATTTTAGTAGGTGGTTCTACACGTATCCCTGCAGTTCAAGCTGCTGTTGAGAAATTCTTTGGAAAATCTCCAAGTAAAGGTGTGAACCCAGACGAAGTTGTATCTTTAGGTGCCGGTATTCAAGGTGGTGTATTAACTGGTGATGTAAAAGATGTATTATTATTGGACGTAACCCCATTATCATTAGGTATCGAAACTATGGGTAACGTTATGACGAAGCTAATTGAAGCTAATACGACGATTCCTACTAAGAAATCCCAAGTATTCTCAACAGCTGCCGATAATCAACCATCTGTAGAAATTCACGTATTACAAGGTGAAAGAGCTATGGCTGCCGATAACAAAACCATTGGTCGTTTTCACTTAGATGGTATTCCACCAGCAAGAAGAGGAACGCCACAAATTGAAGTAACGTTTGATATTGATGCCAATGGTATTATCCATGTAACGGCTACTGATAAAGCTACAAATAAAACACAAGATATTCGTATAGAAGCATCTTCTGGTTTAACTGAAGAAGAAATCAAAAAAATGAAAGCAGATGCAGAAGCTAATGCTGAGGCAGATAAACAAGCCAAAGAGAAAGCAGAAAAATTAAATGCTGCTGATGCCATGATTTTCCAAACCGAAAGTCAGTTAAAGGAATTTGGTGATAAATTATCTGATGATAAAAAGAAACCAATTGAAGAAGCATTAGAAGAACTTAAGAAAGCTTATGAAACTAAAGACGTAGCGGTTATAGACCCAGCTTTAGAGAAAATTAACGAAGCTTGGAAAGTTGCTAGTGAAGAAATGTACAAAGCACAAGCCGAAGGACAACAAGGTGGCGCACAACCAGGACCAGATGCTGCAGGTCAAAATGGACAAGCAGAATCTAGCGATGTGGAAGACGTAGACTTCGAAGAAGTCAAGTAG